Proteins found in one Azospirillum thermophilum genomic segment:
- a CDS encoding branched-chain amino acid ABC transporter substrate-binding protein codes for MRTRNGLSLLALAGGMALTAAAGTGTARADLLVGVAGPMTGQYASFGEQLRQGTEAAIADINAKGGVNGQKLVMTVGDDVCDPRQAVSVANQFAKSGVAFVNGHFCSGSTLPASEIYNEEGIPEITVSSNPKITERGFKSLFRITGRDDQQGAVIADHIARTMAGKKVALVHDKSAFGKGLVDNVREALKAHKITPEFEEAITAGERDYSALVAKLASAGVEAVAFGGYHTELGLILRQITDAGKKIAFISGDPSATTELWSIAGPAAEGLLFTFPPDPRKMPGAAETAKRFRDKGIEPEGYVLYSYAAVQAFADAVAKGKASDGKTVAKTLHEQGADTILGPVKFDAKGDNVVPGYVVYRWSNGTFDYLK; via the coding sequence ATGAGGACGAGGAACGGCCTGAGCCTGCTGGCGCTCGCGGGCGGCATGGCCCTGACCGCGGCGGCCGGCACGGGCACCGCGCGCGCGGACCTGCTGGTGGGGGTCGCCGGACCGATGACCGGCCAGTACGCGTCGTTCGGCGAGCAGCTCCGCCAGGGGACCGAGGCTGCGATCGCCGACATCAACGCCAAGGGTGGCGTCAACGGCCAGAAGCTGGTGATGACGGTCGGCGACGACGTCTGCGATCCGCGCCAGGCCGTCAGCGTCGCCAACCAGTTCGCCAAGTCCGGCGTCGCCTTCGTGAACGGCCATTTCTGCTCCGGCTCCACCCTGCCGGCCTCGGAGATCTACAACGAGGAGGGGATCCCGGAGATCACCGTCTCCTCCAATCCCAAGATCACCGAGCGCGGCTTCAAGAGCCTGTTCCGCATCACCGGCCGCGACGACCAGCAGGGCGCCGTCATCGCCGACCACATCGCCAGGACGATGGCCGGCAAGAAGGTGGCGCTGGTCCACGACAAGAGCGCCTTCGGCAAGGGGCTGGTCGACAACGTCCGCGAGGCGCTGAAGGCCCACAAGATCACGCCGGAGTTCGAGGAGGCCATCACCGCCGGCGAGCGCGACTATTCCGCCCTGGTCGCCAAGCTGGCGAGTGCCGGCGTCGAGGCGGTCGCCTTCGGCGGCTACCACACCGAACTCGGCCTGATCCTTCGCCAGATCACCGACGCGGGCAAGAAGATCGCCTTCATCTCCGGCGATCCCTCGGCCACCACCGAGCTGTGGTCGATCGCCGGCCCGGCCGCCGAAGGGCTGCTGTTCACCTTCCCGCCCGACCCGCGCAAGATGCCGGGTGCGGCCGAGACGGCCAAGCGCTTCCGCGACAAGGGGATCGAGCCGGAAGGCTACGTCCTCTACTCCTACGCCGCGGTGCAGGCCTTCGCCGACGCGGTCGCCAAGGGCAAGGCCAGCGACGGCAAGACGGTGGCCAAGACCCTGCACGAGCAGGGCGCCGACACCATCCTCGGCCCGGTGAAGTTCGACGCCAAGGGCGACAACGTCGTTCCGGGCTACGTCGTCTATCGCTGGAGCAACGGCACCTTCGATTACCTGAAGTAA
- a CDS encoding GntR family transcriptional regulator, protein MTQTALKRQTTAVLVADELRRRIVSGQLKEGEQIRQELIAGELGVSRIPVREALKQLEAEGFLTIHSHRGAVVSKLSIDEIAELFDLRAVLETWVLGLAIPRMTDADLQQAEAILRKMIANDRIDQWGSLNWEFHMALYRPSGRMETLKLINRLHGMVDRYVRLQISLTVGQSKAHQEHQQLLELCRKRDPLRATRLLEEHIGDVRDGLMKHLSEQAAEGAAAG, encoded by the coding sequence GTGACGCAAACCGCTTTGAAACGGCAGACGACGGCGGTTCTGGTTGCCGACGAGCTGCGCCGGCGCATCGTCTCCGGCCAGTTGAAGGAAGGGGAGCAGATCCGGCAGGAGCTGATCGCCGGGGAACTCGGCGTCAGCCGCATCCCGGTGCGCGAGGCGCTGAAGCAGTTGGAGGCGGAAGGGTTCCTGACCATCCACTCCCACCGGGGGGCTGTGGTCTCCAAGCTCTCCATCGACGAGATCGCCGAGCTGTTCGACCTGCGCGCGGTGCTGGAGACCTGGGTGCTCGGCCTCGCCATCCCGCGGATGACCGACGCGGATCTGCAGCAGGCGGAGGCCATCCTCAGGAAGATGATCGCCAACGACCGGATCGATCAGTGGGGCTCGCTGAACTGGGAGTTCCACATGGCGCTCTACCGCCCCTCCGGCCGGATGGAGACGCTGAAGCTGATCAACCGGCTGCACGGCATGGTCGACCGCTACGTGCGCCTGCAGATCTCCCTGACCGTCGGGCAGAGCAAGGCCCACCAGGAACACCAGCAGCTTCTGGAACTGTGCCGCAAGCGCGACCCGCTGCGCGCGACCCGCCTGCTGGAGGAGCATATCGGCGACGTGCGCGACGGGCTGATGAAGCATCTGAGCGAGCAGGCGGCAGAAGGGGCGGCAGCCGGCTGA
- a CDS encoding AMP-binding protein — MNVARLLARSGRLAADRPALLSGTRAVSRYDRLAADVAAMAGALRNRHGLAPGDRVLLAMGNAPAYVEALFACWHAGLIAVPVNAKLHEREIAYILDHSGARLVFAGPDLAATVNAALAHAADARPQVVEVGGADWQALKAGDPLPVHDAAPTDPAWLFYTSGTTGRPKGATLTHRNLLAMTAAYAMDLDAIAPGDCLLHAAPMSHGSGLYILPHVAAGAAQAVPESGRFDPAEVLSLLPGLPGTTMFLAPTMVRRLVHCPEAGGADSRTLKTIVYGGAPMYREDCREALALFGPKLAQIYGQGESPMTISVLPKRLHADTAHPRYDERLGSVGYGFGLVELRIADADDRPLPAGGTGEILVRGDTVMAGYWRDEAASAESLRGGWLHTGDLGVLDGDGFLTLKDRSKDVIISGGSNIYPREVEEVLLTHPAVAEVAVVGRPHPDWGEEVVAFVVALPEAALPRRSSPLRSTGCASGPSPASSVRRTTAWWKRCRRTITARC, encoded by the coding sequence ATGAACGTCGCCCGTCTGCTGGCCCGCTCGGGCCGGCTCGCCGCCGACCGGCCGGCCCTTTTGTCCGGCACGCGCGCCGTATCCCGCTATGACCGGCTGGCCGCCGACGTCGCGGCGATGGCCGGCGCCCTGCGCAACCGCCATGGCCTCGCCCCCGGCGACCGCGTCCTGCTGGCGATGGGCAATGCGCCGGCCTATGTCGAGGCGCTGTTCGCCTGCTGGCATGCCGGGCTGATCGCCGTCCCCGTCAATGCCAAGCTGCACGAGCGGGAGATCGCCTACATCCTCGACCATTCCGGCGCCCGGCTGGTCTTCGCCGGCCCCGATCTCGCCGCCACGGTGAACGCCGCCCTCGCCCATGCCGCCGACGCCCGGCCGCAGGTGGTGGAGGTCGGCGGCGCCGATTGGCAGGCCTTGAAGGCGGGCGATCCGCTGCCCGTCCATGACGCCGCCCCGACCGACCCGGCCTGGCTCTTCTACACCAGCGGCACAACCGGCCGGCCGAAGGGCGCCACCCTGACCCACCGAAACCTGCTGGCGATGACCGCGGCCTATGCGATGGACCTCGACGCCATCGCCCCCGGCGACTGCCTCCTGCATGCCGCGCCGATGTCGCACGGCTCCGGTCTCTACATCCTGCCGCACGTCGCCGCCGGGGCCGCGCAGGCCGTGCCGGAGAGCGGACGCTTCGACCCGGCGGAGGTGCTGTCGCTGCTGCCCGGCCTGCCGGGGACGACGATGTTCCTCGCCCCCACCATGGTGCGCCGGCTGGTCCATTGTCCCGAGGCGGGCGGCGCCGACAGCCGCACCCTGAAGACCATCGTCTATGGCGGCGCGCCGATGTACCGCGAGGACTGCCGCGAGGCGCTGGCGCTGTTCGGCCCCAAGCTCGCCCAGATCTACGGCCAGGGCGAAAGCCCGATGACCATCTCGGTGCTGCCCAAGCGCCTGCACGCCGACACCGCCCACCCCCGCTACGACGAGAGGCTGGGCAGCGTCGGCTACGGCTTCGGACTGGTGGAGCTGCGGATCGCCGATGCCGACGACCGGCCCCTGCCGGCGGGCGGGACCGGGGAGATCCTGGTGCGCGGCGACACGGTGATGGCGGGCTACTGGCGCGACGAGGCCGCCTCGGCGGAGAGCTTGCGCGGCGGCTGGCTGCACACCGGCGACCTCGGCGTGCTGGACGGGGACGGGTTCCTGACGCTGAAGGATCGCAGCAAGGATGTCATCATCTCCGGCGGCAGCAACATCTATCCGCGGGAGGTCGAGGAGGTGCTGCTGACCCATCCGGCGGTGGCGGAGGTCGCGGTGGTCGGCCGCCCGCATCCCGACTGGGGAGAGGAGGTCGTGGCCTTCGTCGTCGCCCTGCCGGAGGCCGCCCTCCCCCGGCGGAGCTCGCCGCTGCGCTCGACCGGCTGTGCGTCGGGGCCATCGCCCGCTTCAAGCGTCCGAAGGACTACCGCGTGGTGGAAGCGCTGCCGAAGAACCATTACGGCAAGGTGTTGA
- a CDS encoding dihydrodipicolinate synthase family protein codes for MSISWQGVFPAVTTKFKDDHSLDIAEMKTHFTRQIDAGVDGIITTGSLGEAGTLILEEKVEVARTAVEVSRGRVPVLATVVEANTARSVEFVKKAEAAGVDGFMILPAVPYVSDARETLTHFKAIAAAASKPIMIYINPVAYRVDVDLDMLAELANDPKFVAIKESSDDVRRVTRTINRFGDRYRIFCGVDNLALEALFMGADGWVAGLVDAFPEETVAIYKLFRAGRFDEALKIYRWFIPLLELDVSTKLVQNIKLAEAMAGIGNERVRPPRLPLAGEERDRVVRIIEQALKTRPTLPKL; via the coding sequence ATGTCCATCTCCTGGCAGGGCGTGTTCCCCGCCGTCACCACCAAGTTCAAGGACGACCACTCGCTCGACATCGCGGAGATGAAGACGCACTTCACCCGCCAGATCGACGCCGGGGTGGACGGCATCATCACCACCGGCTCGCTGGGCGAGGCCGGCACGCTGATCCTGGAGGAGAAGGTCGAGGTCGCCCGCACCGCGGTCGAGGTCAGCCGCGGCCGGGTCCCGGTCCTGGCGACGGTGGTGGAGGCGAACACCGCCCGCTCGGTGGAGTTCGTGAAGAAGGCGGAAGCGGCCGGCGTCGACGGCTTCATGATCCTGCCGGCCGTGCCCTACGTCAGCGACGCGCGCGAGACGCTGACCCACTTCAAGGCGATCGCCGCCGCCGCCAGCAAGCCGATCATGATCTACATCAACCCGGTCGCCTACCGGGTGGACGTCGACCTCGACATGCTGGCCGAGCTGGCGAACGACCCGAAGTTCGTCGCCATCAAGGAGTCCTCCGACGACGTCCGCCGGGTGACGCGCACCATCAACCGCTTCGGCGACCGCTACCGCATCTTCTGCGGCGTCGACAACCTGGCGCTGGAGGCCCTGTTCATGGGCGCCGACGGCTGGGTCGCCGGTCTGGTGGACGCCTTCCCGGAGGAGACGGTCGCCATCTACAAGCTGTTCCGCGCCGGCCGCTTCGACGAGGCGCTGAAGATCTACCGCTGGTTCATCCCGCTGCTGGAGCTCGACGTCTCCACCAAGCTGGTCCAGAACATCAAGCTGGCCGAGGCGATGGCCGGCATCGGCAACGAGCGCGTCCGTCCGCCGCGCCTCCCGCTCGCCGGCGAGGAGCGCGACCGCGTCGTGCGCATCATCGAGCAGGCGCTGAAGACGCGCCCGACCCTGCCCAAGCTCTGA
- a CDS encoding methyl-accepting chemotaxis protein, with translation MDTDRLSLPGQSATGRPLSGLSLKVKLAGAFAAMFLAAAGIGAGAGLFQLRIAGLFQQVHERDFPLATGALKIADESNGLVEAARLLAAAPDDRARTQAVALFDRRIAALETQLGKVHALGGDPAAGDRMGGLLREADGAAKALDGQVRRPLDGAARRAKRMEELGAAHAAFLARFQPMVRELTLTIQNVTMDLPSDAAGLNRLVLTLVSKDLPVRQALSDILGDVNLAVTLLGKADGTGTVAQVSDQARQFAAAAKRVEFFADFLANILTDETPRRMAQAIVAFGRGEDGIFALRQAELEARAGAMAAEEKLFALMDRLGKQADALAAANEASAATAAEEVDAAITRGLAVTGILVALAMLLGVVSGLFLVNRSIRLLDRLRAAMAELAAGRLDLHIPGLSRGDEIGGMARSLEVFRANALEVGRLKQEQEQAARRAEEAKRTARLELAQHLETSVNTVIVSLIDAARRMRSDAQALSANAEQTKRQSLDVAGASASASERVSSVATAADQMASSIEEIGRHIDESSLIAGDAVREADSTNDAISGLTDAAGRIDQVVELINSIAAQTNLLALNATIEAARAGEAGKGFAVVANEVKALANQTAKATEDIQAQVNQMQLVTERAVASIRGIAGTIGRMSEITSTIASAVQEQHAATQDIARHAQEAASDTHSVSRTIDDVSQAAAETGAIAGTALTTATSLHAEADRLQTEVARFIDTIRAA, from the coding sequence ATGGACACCGATCGCCTGTCCCTTCCCGGCCAGTCCGCCACCGGCCGCCCGCTGAGCGGCCTCAGCCTCAAGGTCAAGCTCGCCGGCGCCTTCGCCGCCATGTTCCTCGCCGCGGCCGGAATCGGCGCCGGCGCGGGGCTGTTCCAGCTCCGCATCGCCGGGCTGTTCCAGCAGGTGCATGAGCGGGACTTCCCGCTGGCGACCGGTGCCCTGAAGATCGCCGACGAGAGCAACGGGCTGGTGGAGGCGGCACGCCTGCTGGCCGCCGCCCCGGACGACCGCGCGCGCACCCAGGCGGTGGCCTTGTTCGACCGCCGGATCGCCGCACTGGAAACCCAGCTCGGCAAGGTCCATGCGCTGGGCGGCGACCCGGCGGCGGGTGACCGGATGGGCGGGCTGCTGCGCGAGGCCGACGGGGCGGCCAAGGCGCTCGACGGGCAGGTGCGCCGCCCGCTGGACGGTGCGGCCCGCCGCGCCAAGCGGATGGAGGAGCTGGGTGCCGCCCACGCCGCCTTCCTCGCCCGGTTCCAGCCGATGGTGCGCGAGCTGACGCTGACCATCCAGAACGTCACCATGGACCTGCCGTCCGACGCCGCCGGGCTGAACAGGCTGGTGCTGACGCTGGTGTCGAAGGACCTGCCGGTACGCCAGGCCCTGTCGGACATCCTGGGCGACGTCAATCTGGCGGTGACCCTGCTCGGCAAGGCGGACGGCACCGGCACGGTGGCGCAGGTGTCGGACCAGGCGCGCCAGTTCGCCGCCGCCGCCAAGCGCGTGGAGTTCTTCGCCGACTTCCTCGCCAACATCCTCACCGACGAGACGCCGCGCCGCATGGCGCAGGCGATCGTCGCCTTCGGCCGCGGCGAGGACGGCATCTTCGCGCTGCGTCAGGCGGAACTGGAGGCGCGCGCCGGCGCGATGGCCGCCGAGGAGAAGCTGTTCGCCCTGATGGACCGGCTGGGCAAGCAGGCGGACGCGCTGGCCGCCGCCAACGAGGCCAGCGCCGCGACCGCCGCGGAGGAGGTCGACGCCGCGATCACCCGTGGTCTGGCCGTCACCGGCATCTTGGTGGCGCTGGCGATGCTGCTCGGCGTGGTGTCGGGCCTGTTCCTGGTCAACCGCTCCATCCGGCTGCTCGACCGGCTGCGCGCGGCGATGGCGGAGCTGGCGGCCGGCCGCCTCGACCTGCACATTCCCGGCCTGTCGCGCGGCGACGAGATCGGCGGCATGGCCCGCTCGCTGGAGGTCTTCCGCGCCAACGCGCTGGAGGTGGGGCGGCTGAAGCAGGAGCAGGAACAGGCCGCCCGCCGCGCCGAGGAGGCCAAGCGCACGGCCCGGCTGGAGCTGGCGCAGCATCTGGAGACCAGCGTCAACACCGTCATCGTCTCGCTGATCGACGCCGCCCGGCGCATGCGCAGCGACGCCCAGGCCCTGTCGGCCAACGCCGAGCAGACCAAGCGCCAGTCGCTCGACGTCGCCGGCGCCTCCGCCTCCGCGTCGGAGCGGGTTTCCTCCGTCGCCACCGCGGCCGACCAGATGGCCAGCTCCATCGAGGAGATCGGCCGCCACATCGACGAATCCTCGCTGATCGCCGGCGACGCGGTGCGCGAGGCGGATTCGACCAACGATGCCATCTCCGGCCTGACGGACGCGGCGGGGCGCATCGACCAGGTGGTGGAGCTGATCAACTCCATCGCCGCCCAGACCAACCTGCTCGCGCTGAACGCGACGATCGAGGCGGCCCGCGCCGGCGAGGCCGGCAAGGGCTTCGCCGTCGTCGCCAACGAGGTGAAGGCGCTCGCCAACCAGACGGCCAAGGCGACCGAGGACATCCAGGCCCAGGTGAACCAGATGCAGCTCGTGACGGAGCGGGCGGTGGCGTCCATCCGCGGCATCGCCGGCACCATCGGCCGCATGAGCGAGATCACCTCCACCATCGCCTCGGCGGTGCAGGAGCAGCACGCCGCCACCCAGGACATCGCCCGCCACGCGCAGGAGGCGGCGTCCGACACCCATTCCGTCTCGCGCACCATCGACGACGTGTCGCAGGCCGCGGCGGAGACCGGCGCCATCGCCGGAACCGCGCTGACGACCGCGACCTCCCTGCATGCCGAGGCCGACCGGCTGCAGACGGAGGTGGCACGCTTCATCGACACCATCCGGGCGGCGTGA
- the dctP gene encoding TRAP transporter substrate-binding protein DctP, with protein sequence MFLCAPATADTGLRFGTVFSPGTSTFRMLVDACRRIEEETNRAVTIDIRPSGGFGKPTELLKMVDSGEIEIAYTVQGYSPDRFPASSVMELPLIRRSAVAGTRAIWDLHESGALAGDYAGLKVVGLWTLPAYGIFTASRPLQGPRDLRGLRVRNPSTTVGRALAKLGMVPVALPLNGMGTGLKERMIDGISYGWYSSTTTAGADNQPLMAQLTYLLDINFSGPVVMLAMRQPVFDALPDPVKAAFDRHLGKAISLAIAEERDAAEEEVKAKLAADGTHKVVRFTPDQMQDVRGELEDVYDDWVAGITRQGVDGRRLLERARQAVAAHEKP encoded by the coding sequence TTGTTCCTGTGCGCTCCGGCGACGGCCGACACCGGCCTGCGCTTCGGCACGGTCTTTTCCCCCGGAACCTCGACCTTCCGGATGCTGGTCGATGCCTGCCGCCGCATCGAGGAGGAGACGAACAGGGCCGTCACCATCGACATCCGGCCGAGCGGCGGCTTCGGCAAGCCGACCGAACTGCTGAAGATGGTGGACAGCGGCGAGATCGAGATCGCCTACACCGTGCAGGGCTACAGCCCCGACCGCTTCCCCGCCTCCTCGGTGATGGAGCTGCCGCTGATCCGCCGCTCCGCCGTCGCCGGGACCCGGGCGATCTGGGACCTCCACGAGTCCGGGGCGCTGGCCGGCGATTACGCCGGGCTGAAGGTGGTCGGGCTGTGGACCCTGCCGGCCTACGGCATCTTCACGGCCAGCCGGCCGCTGCAGGGCCCGCGCGACCTGCGCGGCCTGCGGGTGCGCAACCCCAGCACCACGGTGGGGCGCGCGCTCGCCAAGCTCGGCATGGTGCCGGTCGCGCTGCCGTTGAACGGCATGGGCACCGGCCTGAAGGAGCGCATGATCGACGGCATCTCCTACGGCTGGTACAGCTCCACCACCACCGCCGGGGCGGACAACCAGCCGCTGATGGCGCAGCTCACCTACCTGCTGGACATCAACTTCTCCGGGCCGGTCGTGATGCTGGCGATGCGCCAGCCGGTGTTCGACGCGTTGCCCGACCCGGTGAAGGCCGCCTTCGACCGGCACCTGGGCAAGGCCATCTCGCTCGCCATCGCCGAGGAGCGCGACGCGGCGGAGGAGGAGGTCAAGGCGAAGCTCGCCGCCGACGGCACGCACAAGGTGGTCCGCTTCACGCCCGACCAGATGCAGGACGTCCGCGGCGAGCTGGAGGACGTCTACGACGACTGGGTCGCCGGCATCACGCGCCAGGGCGTCGACGGCCGCCGCCTGCTGGAACGGGCGCGCCAGGCCGTCGCGGCGCACGAAAAGCCCTGA
- a CDS encoding NAD(P)/FAD-dependent oxidoreductase encodes MTAQTVDRRDDVLVVGAGVVGMASALALQLAGLTVTVVDRGEPGDACSRGNAGHFATEQIFPLPAPGILKEVPGMLLNPLGPLRVRWQYLPRLAGWMMRCLAASRPQAFAAGTEALRSLTSRAIEAYEPLIRAAEMEDLIVRRGSILAFETARGLASGRHEAQAMAANGVPVQMLSPGDLADLEPALAGGMAGGVLFPATAHTLDPWRLVQRLADRFRAGGGRLVKAEIVSLQTGPGGVRALDGDGRGWSARKLVVAGGALSATLCRSFGRSVPLEAERGYHLMLPRPGVSLNRPVTSGERKFIMTPMMDGLRLAGTVEFASHDAPPDYRRAEVLRSHAARLLPGLSKPGEEGGAVPWMGRRPTLPDYLPVIGPEPRAPDVIWAFGHQHLGLTLAGITSRIVTDLVRGTNSPGIDLTPFRIERFA; translated from the coding sequence ATGACGGCTCAGACGGTTGATCGGCGGGACGATGTGCTGGTGGTCGGGGCGGGAGTCGTCGGGATGGCGAGCGCGCTCGCGCTGCAGCTCGCCGGTCTGACGGTCACGGTGGTCGACCGCGGCGAGCCGGGCGATGCCTGCTCCCGCGGGAATGCCGGCCATTTCGCGACCGAGCAGATCTTTCCGCTGCCCGCCCCCGGCATCCTGAAGGAGGTGCCGGGCATGCTGCTCAACCCGCTCGGCCCGCTGCGGGTCCGCTGGCAGTATCTGCCGCGGCTCGCCGGCTGGATGATGCGCTGCCTCGCCGCCTCCCGCCCGCAGGCCTTCGCCGCCGGAACAGAGGCGCTGCGCAGCCTGACTTCCCGGGCCATCGAGGCCTACGAGCCCCTGATCCGGGCGGCGGAGATGGAGGATCTGATCGTCCGTCGCGGCTCGATCCTGGCGTTCGAGACCGCGCGCGGGCTGGCCTCCGGCCGGCACGAGGCGCAGGCGATGGCGGCCAACGGCGTGCCGGTGCAGATGCTGTCTCCCGGCGACCTCGCCGACCTCGAACCGGCGCTCGCCGGGGGAATGGCGGGCGGCGTCCTCTTTCCGGCGACCGCCCACACGCTCGATCCCTGGCGGCTGGTGCAGCGGCTGGCGGACCGCTTCCGCGCCGGCGGCGGCCGGCTGGTGAAGGCGGAGATCGTCTCGCTGCAGACCGGACCGGGCGGGGTGCGGGCGCTGGACGGCGACGGCCGGGGCTGGAGCGCGCGCAAGCTGGTGGTGGCCGGCGGGGCGCTGTCCGCCACGCTCTGCCGTTCCTTCGGCCGCAGCGTACCGCTGGAGGCGGAGCGTGGCTACCACCTGATGCTGCCGCGGCCGGGCGTGTCCCTGAACCGTCCGGTCACCTCGGGCGAGCGCAAGTTCATCATGACGCCGATGATGGACGGGCTGCGGCTGGCCGGAACGGTCGAGTTCGCCTCCCACGACGCGCCGCCCGACTACCGCCGTGCCGAGGTGCTGCGCAGCCATGCCGCCCGGCTGCTGCCCGGCCTGTCCAAGCCGGGCGAGGAGGGCGGGGCGGTTCCCTGGATGGGCCGCCGCCCGACCCTGCCGGACTATCTGCCGGTGATCGGCCCGGAGCCGCGCGCGCCGGACGTCATCTGGGCCTTCGGCCACCAGCATCTCGGCCTGACGCTGGCCGGCATCACCAGCCGCATCGTCACCGACCTCGTCCGCGGCACCAACAGCCCGGGCATCGACCTGACCCCGTTCCGCATCGAGCGCTTCGCGTAG
- a CDS encoding aldehyde dehydrogenase family protein, translated as MTSPFKNRIGDAWIGDGDVTENINPSDLSDVVGLYARADAAQAADAIAAARAAFPSWSATTGQMRGDILERAAAEILARREELGELLAREEGKTLPEAMGEVARAGQIFRFFAAEAVRAAGEVVPSVRPGVSVEVTREPLGVIGLITPWNFPIAIPAWKIAPALAYGNCVVFKPAELVPGCAWALTEILVRAGLPAGVLNLVMGRGSVVGAAMLESPEVDAISFTGSVGTGRQVAERCVATMKKVQLEMGGKNPLIVLDDADLPAAVEAAVNGAFFSTGQRCTASSRLIVTEGIHDRFVAAVTARLERLTVGHALRKGTDIGPVVSQDQLEQDRRYIAIGQDEGARLAWGGGLVECDTKGFFLQPALFTETTNAMRINREEIFGPVASVVRVRDYEEALAAANDTAFGLAAGICTTSLKHASHFKRNAQAGMVMVNLPTAGVDYHVPFGGRKASSYGPREQGAYAANSTPPSRPPTSTPEPFPRQRRARPAPAPRDAWGRRTISPTLLP; from the coding sequence ATGACCAGCCCGTTCAAGAACCGGATCGGCGATGCCTGGATCGGCGACGGCGATGTGACGGAGAACATCAACCCCTCCGACCTGTCCGACGTTGTGGGGCTGTATGCGCGGGCCGACGCCGCGCAGGCGGCCGACGCCATCGCGGCGGCGCGGGCGGCCTTCCCGTCCTGGTCGGCCACCACCGGCCAGATGCGCGGCGACATCCTGGAGCGCGCCGCGGCCGAGATCCTGGCCCGCCGAGAGGAGCTGGGCGAGCTGCTGGCCCGCGAGGAGGGCAAGACCCTGCCGGAAGCGATGGGCGAGGTCGCCCGCGCCGGCCAGATCTTCCGCTTCTTTGCCGCCGAGGCGGTGCGCGCGGCGGGGGAGGTGGTTCCCTCCGTCCGTCCCGGCGTCTCGGTCGAGGTGACGCGGGAGCCGCTGGGCGTCATCGGCCTGATCACGCCGTGGAACTTCCCCATCGCGATCCCCGCCTGGAAGATCGCCCCGGCGCTCGCCTACGGCAACTGCGTGGTCTTCAAGCCGGCCGAGCTGGTGCCGGGCTGCGCCTGGGCGCTGACCGAGATCCTGGTGCGGGCCGGCCTGCCGGCCGGCGTGCTGAACCTCGTCATGGGGCGCGGCTCGGTCGTCGGGGCGGCCATGCTGGAGTCGCCCGAGGTGGACGCCATCAGCTTCACCGGCTCGGTCGGCACCGGCCGCCAGGTGGCGGAGCGCTGCGTCGCCACCATGAAGAAGGTCCAGCTGGAGATGGGCGGCAAGAATCCGCTGATCGTGCTGGACGACGCCGACCTTCCCGCGGCGGTCGAGGCGGCGGTCAACGGCGCCTTCTTCTCCACCGGCCAGCGCTGCACCGCCTCCTCGCGCCTGATCGTCACCGAGGGCATCCACGACCGCTTCGTCGCCGCCGTCACGGCGCGGCTGGAGCGGCTCACCGTCGGCCATGCCCTGCGCAAGGGCACCGACATCGGCCCGGTGGTCAGCCAGGACCAGCTCGAGCAGGATCGCCGCTACATCGCCATCGGCCAGGACGAGGGCGCCCGGCTGGCCTGGGGCGGCGGGCTGGTGGAATGCGACACCAAGGGCTTCTTCCTGCAGCCGGCGCTGTTCACCGAGACCACCAACGCCATGCGCATCAACCGGGAGGAGATCTTCGGCCCGGTCGCCTCGGTGGTCCGGGTGCGCGACTACGAGGAGGCGCTGGCGGCCGCCAACGACACGGCCTTCGGCCTCGCGGCGGGTATCTGCACCACCAGCCTGAAGCATGCCAGCCACTTCAAGCGCAACGCCCAGGCCGGCATGGTGATGGTCAACCTGCCGACCGCCGGCGTCGACTATCACGTTCCCTTCGGCGGCCGGAAGGCCTCCAGCTACGGCCCGCGCGAACAGGGCGCCTACGCCGCGAATTCTACACCACCGTCAAGACCGCCTACATCAACCCCTGAGCCGTTTCCCCGGCAGCGTCGTGCCCGACCGGCGCCGGCCCCGCGGGATGCGTGGGGCCGGCGGACGATCTCCCCTACCCTTCTTCCTTGA